A segment of the Allosaccharopolyspora coralli genome:
GGTTCGAGATCCTGCTGATGCAGCTGCTGCTCAAGGAGGTCTACGACCGGGACCCGCGGAGCAACCACGTGCAGTACGCGCTCGCCGAGATCGCCGACGAGTGCCGCCACTCGACGATGTTCGCCCGCGCCGTCGAGCGTGTGGGGGCACCCGCCTACGGGCCGCTGCCGTGGGTGCACCGGTTCGCCAAGATTCTGCCGTGGCTCGTGCACGGCCCGTCGCTGTACGCGAGCGTGCTCGTCGCCGAGGAAGTCCTCGACCGTTTCCAGCGTGACCAGATGAACGACGAGCAGGTGCAGCCGCTGGTGCGCATGGTCAACCGGATCCACGTCCTCGAAGAGGCCCGCCATGTCACGTTCGCCCGCGAAGAGGTGCTGCGGGGCATGGCCGAAGCCGGACCGCTCGCACGTCGGTATCACCAGTACGTGACCGCGCTCGTGGGCTATTTTATCCTCTTCTCGCTGATCAACCCGCACGTGTACAAGGCGGTCGGGATCTCTCCGCGAGAAGGGCACGCGGCAGCGTGGTCGAATCCGCACTTCCGCGAGACGCGGCGCTGGGCCGGGGAGAAGATCATGTCGTTCCTCGACGGCGCCGGACTCGTGGGAAGGCCCGGCGCGCGCTGGTGGAAGAAGGCGCATCTGCTTCGATGAGCAGCACCACGACGAGCTCAGCGCAGACGACGAACACGAGGCATCCCGCATGACAGGTCCCGTCCGGAATCTCGAATGGACCGTGACCGACCCTCGGCACCACACGACAGGGGAGAGCCAAGGCATGGCAGTACGCACCCTCGACCGCAGCAGCGTGTTCACCACCAGCGACGGTGTCCGGTTGCACGTGAGCGACACCGGGCCGGACGCCGCGCCGGTCACGGTGGTGTTCCTGCACGGCTGGACGCTCGACCTGGCCACATGGGACACGGTGTGCGGGCAGCTCGACGAGGGTCTGCGGCTGCTGCGGTTCGACCTGCGCGGGCACGGTCGCTCGCAGCCCGCACCGCCGGAGACGGCGACCATCGAGCGTTGCGCGCTGGACCTTGCCGAGCTGATCGACGAGCGGGTGCCGACCGGGCCGATCGTGCTCGCCGGGCACTCCATGGGTGCGATGACGATCATGGCACTCGCCGAGGGGCGCGCCGACCTGTTCGCCGAGCGCATTGCGGGTGTCGCGCTCGTCGCGACCTCCGGAGGCGGTCTCGGGCTCTCGCGGGCGACGTTCGGGCTACCGGGGCCACTCGGCAAGGCGAGCACCTCGGTGCAGCGCGGTCTGCAGCGATGGCTCGCGGGCAATGAGCACAGCCGTTTGCTGCGGGACTCCCGCACGATGCGCCCGGGAGTGCGCTGGCTGCTGTTCGGGAAACGGGCCCGTCGCGCAGACGTGGCCGCCACCGCCGAATCGCTCGCCTGCTGCCATCCGCGCAGCATGGGGCAGTTCCGGGAGTCGCTCGCCACGCACGAGCGGCTCGAACGGATCGAGGCACTGCGCTCGGTTCCGACGGTCGTCCTCGCCGGACTCTCCGACCGGCTCACCCCGTACCCGCACGCCCGGCGGCTCGCACGTGCGCTCCCGGAAGCGGAACTGCTGGTCCACGCCGACGCCGGGCACATGCTTCCGCTGGAACGCGGCGACGCGGTGGCGGCCCGGATCAGCGACCTCGTGCGTCGGGTGTGGCCGGATGAGTCCGCGCGTGCGGGAACGGACTTGAACGATCCGACATAGTTGTCTTCCCACGACCGGGTTGTCCGATACGGTGCTTCGTCGGGATTCTGCTGTCGAAGGAAAGGAGCGGGCGCCCGGACCGGGTGCCCGATGCTGTGTTAACTGAGCCATCACAACAAGAAACTTCCCGGTCGGACGACGCGTCGCCGGGTGAGGGCGGCGAAGAGAAGCTGGTCGATCGGCCCGGTCGCACCGACTGGGGCGTGTTCGGTATCGCGGCGGTGCTGGCCACCGCCTTCATCGCATGGGGTCTGCTCGCGACCGAATCCCTACAGGCGTTCTCCGAGACGGCGCTGCAGGTGCTCGTCCGCAACGGCGGATGGGTGTTCGTCACCGCCGGAACCGGGTTCGTTGTGTTCGGTCTGATCCTGGCGTTCACCCGGTTCGGCCGGATTCGTCTCGGCGACGACGACGAGAAGCCGGAGTTCCGGACGTCCTCCTGGATCGCGATGATGTTCGCCGCCGGTATGGGCATCGGTCTGATGTTCTACGGCGTGGCCGAGCCGCTCCAGCACTTCACGACTCCGCCACCGGGCACCAATGTCGCACCGGGCAGCCAGGAAGCACTCGGGGCGGCGATGGCCACCTCGTTGTTCCACTGGACGCTGCACCCGTGGGCGATCTACGCCACCGTCGGCCTGGCGTTGGCCTACAGCAGCTACCGGCG
Coding sequences within it:
- a CDS encoding AurF N-oxygenase family protein, encoding MSSAASLNDREKTAARLLKSTAKNSYDPEVDIDWDAPLSDDSPYIPFHRSSLYGTHLWDRLSDEQRVELTKHEFASIASNGLWFEILLMQLLLKEVYDRDPRSNHVQYALAEIADECRHSTMFARAVERVGAPAYGPLPWVHRFAKILPWLVHGPSLYASVLVAEEVLDRFQRDQMNDEQVQPLVRMVNRIHVLEEARHVTFAREEVLRGMAEAGPLARRYHQYVTALVGYFILFSLINPHVYKAVGISPREGHAAAWSNPHFRETRRWAGEKIMSFLDGAGLVGRPGARWWKKAHLLR
- a CDS encoding alpha/beta fold hydrolase, which gives rise to MAVRTLDRSSVFTTSDGVRLHVSDTGPDAAPVTVVFLHGWTLDLATWDTVCGQLDEGLRLLRFDLRGHGRSQPAPPETATIERCALDLAELIDERVPTGPIVLAGHSMGAMTIMALAEGRADLFAERIAGVALVATSGGGLGLSRATFGLPGPLGKASTSVQRGLQRWLAGNEHSRLLRDSRTMRPGVRWLLFGKRARRADVAATAESLACCHPRSMGQFRESLATHERLERIEALRSVPTVVLAGLSDRLTPYPHARRLARALPEAELLVHADAGHMLPLERGDAVAARISDLVRRVWPDESARAGTDLNDPT